A window of the Phalacrocorax carbo chromosome 26, bPhaCar2.1, whole genome shotgun sequence genome harbors these coding sequences:
- the LOC135317672 gene encoding class I histocompatibility antigen, F10 alpha chain-like isoform X1 gives MERVRALGLGLLLGVLVGAASGLHSLRYFHVGVSEPSPGVPRFTSVGYVDQDPFVRYDSERRKMEPQVQWVEANVDQQYWDSATQIAQSHQEVYRVGLDTLRRRYNQSGGTHTWQRMAGCDLLEDGSTRGFSQWAYDGRDFIAFDMNTMTFTAADAAAQVTKRKWEEDGNYNEQLKLYLENDCIEWLRKYVSYGRAVLERKEPPTVRVSGKEAQGILTLHCRAYGFYPRPITVSWLKDGEVRDAETEWGSVAPNSDGTYYTWASIEARPEDKDKYRCRVEHASLLEPGLFAWELESKLFTIVLAVALAIGAVAAVIAGFIIWKWKSEKNKKGYDKAPSEYRGRVQLQPLPSAGAVSWLWFLAAAGISPSPTLPVLPLSKAPWWGCREEVVSPLRCSRHHPPLPVAAARPWLPGCSWHVHRARGEPGAGA, from the exons atGGAGCGGGTCCGGGCGCTgggcctggggctgctgctgggggtccTCGTTGGGGCGGCGAGCG GGCTCCATTCCCTGCGCTATTTCCATGTTGGGGTGTCAGAGCCCAGCCCGGGGGTACCCCGGTTCACGTCTGTGGGGTACGTGGACCAGGACCCCTTTGTGCGCTACGACAGCGAGAGGAGGAAGATGGAGCCCCAGGTGCAGTGGGTGGAAGCAAATGTGGATCAGCAGTACTGGGACAGCGCGACCCAGATCGCACAGAGCCATCAGGAGGTGTACCGCGTGGGCTTAGACACCCTGCGGCGCCGCTACAACCAGAGCGGGG ggACTCACACGTGGCAGCGCATGGCCGGCTGTGACCTCCTGGAGGACGGTAGCACCAGGGGGTTTAGTCAGTGGGCCTACGACGGGAGGGACTTCATTGCCTTCGACATGAACACGATGACGTTCACCGCAGCGGATGCGGCGGCACAAGTCACCAAGAGGAAGTGGGAGGAGGACGGGAATTACAATGAGCAGTTGAAGCTCTACCTGGAGAACGACTGCATCGAGTGGCTGAGAAAGTACGTGAGCTACGGACGGGCCGTGCTGGAGAGGAAAG agccccccacgGTCCGAGTGTCGGGGAAGGAGGCCCAGGGGATCCTGACCCTGCACTGCCGCGCTTACGGCTTCTACCCGCGGCCCATCACCGTCAGCTGGCTGAAGGACGGCGAGGTCAGGGACGCGGAGACCGAGTGGGGCAGCGTCGCGCCCAACAGCGACGGCACCTACTACACCTGGGCCTCTATTGAGGCCCGCCCGGAGGACAAGGACAAGTACCGGTGCCGCGTGGAACACGCCAGCCTGCTGGAGCCCGGCCTCTTTGCGTGGG agCTGGAGTCCAAACTGTTCACCATCGTGCTGGCGGTGGCTCTTGCCATCGGGGCTGTTGCTGCCGTCATCGCTGGATTCATCATCTGGAAGTGGAAATCAG agaagAATAAGAAGGGCTACGACAAGGCGCCAAGTGAGTACCGGGGTCGGGTCCAGCTCCAGCCGCTGCCCAGCGCCGGGGCGGTCTCGTGGCTCTGGTTTCTGGCCGCTGCCGGCAtttccccatcccccaccctccctgtgctgcccctCTCTAAAGCCCCGTGGTGGGGATGTAGGGAAGAGGTTGTGTCTCCCCTCCGCTGCTCGCGGCACCATCCTCCTCTCCCAGTGGCGGCAGCGCGGCCATGGCTGCCGGGCTGCTCCTGGCACGTGCACCGTGCCCGTGGCGAGCCCGGGGCTGGCGCCTGA
- the LOC135317436 gene encoding class I histocompatibility antigen, F10 alpha chain-like isoform X3: protein MERVRALGLGLLLGVLVGAASGLHSLHYFDVCVSEPSPGVPRFTSMGYVDKNPFVSYDSETGKTEPRARWMAANMDQQFWDSHTQMAKNNQEVYQVDFNTLQHHYNQSGGTHTLQCMYGCDLLEDGSTRGFSQWAYDGRDFIAFDMNTMTFTAADVAAQVTKRRWEEDGTVAVRLKHYLESECIEWLRKYVSYGRAVLERKEPPTVRVSGKEAQGILTLHCRAYGFYPRPIAVSWLKDGEVRDAETERGSVAPNSDGTYYTWASIEARPEDKDKYRCRVEHASLLEPGLFAWEPESKLFTIVLVVALAILFVTDIACFTFWKWKAEKNKKGYDKAPSEYRGRVQLQPLPSAGAVSWLWFLAAAGISPSPTLPVLPLSKAPWWGCREEVVSPLRCSRHHPPLPVAAARPWLPGCSWHVHRARGEPGAGA, encoded by the exons GGCTCCATTCCCTGCACTACTTCGATGTTTGCGTATCAGAGCCCAGCCCGGGGGTACCCCGGTTCACGTCCATGGGGTATGTGGACAAGAACCCCTTTGTGAGCTACGACAGTGAGACAGGGAAGACAGAGCCCCGGGCACGCTGGATGGCGGCCAACATGGATCAGCAGTTCTGGGACAGCCATACCCAGATGGCAAAGAACAATCAGGAGGTGTACCAAGTGGACTTCAACACACTGCAGCACCACTACAACCAGAGCGGGG GGACTCACACACTGCAGTGCATGTACGGCTGTGACCTCCTGGAGGACGGTAGCACCAGGGGGTTTAGTCAGTGGGCCTACGACGGGAGGGACTTCATTGCCTTCGACATGAACACGATGACGTTCACTGCGGCTGACGTGGCAGCGCAAGTCACCAAGAGGAGGTGGGAGGAGGACGGGACTGTTGCTGTGCGGTTGAAGCACTACCTGGAGAGTGAATGCATCGAGTGGCTGAGGAAGTACGTGAGCTACGGACGGGCCGTGCTGGAGAGGAAAG agccccccacgGTCCGAGTGTCGGGGAAGGAGGCCCAGGGGATCCTGACCCTGCACTGCCGCGCTTACGGCTTCTACCCGCGGCCCATCGCCGTCAGCTGGCTGAAGGACGGCGAGGTCAGGGACGCGGAGACCGAGAGGGGCAGCGTCGCGCCCAACAGCGACGGCACCTACTACACCTGGGCCTCTATTGAGGCCCGCCCGGAGGACAAGGACAAGTACCGGTGCCGCGTGGAACACGCCAGCCTGCTGGAGCCCGGCCTCTTTGCGTGGG agCCGGAGTCCAAACTGTTCACCATCGTGCTGGTGGTGGCTCTTGCCATCCTGTTTGTCACCGACATTGCCTGTTTCACCTTCTGGAAGTGGAAAGCAG agaagAATAAGAAGGGCTACGACAAGGCGCCAAGTGAGTACCGGGGTCGGGTCCAGCTCCAGCCGCTGCCCAGCGCCGGGGCGGTCTCGTGGCTCTGGTTTCTGGCCGCTGCCGGCAtttccccatcccccaccctccctgtgctgcccctCTCTAAAGCCCCGTGGTGGGGATGTAGGGAAGAGGTTGTGTCTCCCCTCCGCTGCTCGCGGCACCATCCTCCTCTCCCAGTGGCTGCAGCGCGGCCATGGCTGCCGGGCTGCTCCTGGCACGTGCACCGTGCCCGTGGCGAGCCCGGGGCTGGCGCCTGA
- the LOC135317672 gene encoding class I histocompatibility antigen, F10 alpha chain-like isoform X2 — protein MERVRALGLGLLLGVLVGAASGLHSLRYFHVGVSEPSPGVPRFTSVGYVDQDPFVRYDSERRKMEPQVQWVEANVDQQYWDSATQIAQSHQEVYRVGLDTLRRRYNQSGGTHTWQRMAGCDLLEDGSTRGFSQWAYDGRDFIAFDMNTMTFTAADAAAQVTKRKWEEDGNYNEQLKLYLENDCIEWLRKYVSYGRAVLERKEPPTVRVSGKEAQGILTLHCRAYGFYPRPITVSWLKDGEVRDAETEWGSVAPNSDGTYYTWASIEARPEDKDKYRCRVEHASLLEPGLFAWELESKLFTIVLAVALAIGAVAAVIAGFIIWKWKSEKNKKGYDKAPSTDGGSGSAASGAVWDQGGWTG, from the exons atGGAGCGGGTCCGGGCGCTgggcctggggctgctgctgggggtccTCGTTGGGGCGGCGAGCG GGCTCCATTCCCTGCGCTATTTCCATGTTGGGGTGTCAGAGCCCAGCCCGGGGGTACCCCGGTTCACGTCTGTGGGGTACGTGGACCAGGACCCCTTTGTGCGCTACGACAGCGAGAGGAGGAAGATGGAGCCCCAGGTGCAGTGGGTGGAAGCAAATGTGGATCAGCAGTACTGGGACAGCGCGACCCAGATCGCACAGAGCCATCAGGAGGTGTACCGCGTGGGCTTAGACACCCTGCGGCGCCGCTACAACCAGAGCGGGG ggACTCACACGTGGCAGCGCATGGCCGGCTGTGACCTCCTGGAGGACGGTAGCACCAGGGGGTTTAGTCAGTGGGCCTACGACGGGAGGGACTTCATTGCCTTCGACATGAACACGATGACGTTCACCGCAGCGGATGCGGCGGCACAAGTCACCAAGAGGAAGTGGGAGGAGGACGGGAATTACAATGAGCAGTTGAAGCTCTACCTGGAGAACGACTGCATCGAGTGGCTGAGAAAGTACGTGAGCTACGGACGGGCCGTGCTGGAGAGGAAAG agccccccacgGTCCGAGTGTCGGGGAAGGAGGCCCAGGGGATCCTGACCCTGCACTGCCGCGCTTACGGCTTCTACCCGCGGCCCATCACCGTCAGCTGGCTGAAGGACGGCGAGGTCAGGGACGCGGAGACCGAGTGGGGCAGCGTCGCGCCCAACAGCGACGGCACCTACTACACCTGGGCCTCTATTGAGGCCCGCCCGGAGGACAAGGACAAGTACCGGTGCCGCGTGGAACACGCCAGCCTGCTGGAGCCCGGCCTCTTTGCGTGGG agCTGGAGTCCAAACTGTTCACCATCGTGCTGGCGGTGGCTCTTGCCATCGGGGCTGTTGCTGCCGTCATCGCTGGATTCATCATCTGGAAGTGGAAATCAG agaagAATAAGAAGGGCTACGACAAGGCGCCAA GCACGGACGGGGGCTCTGGCAGCGCGGCCTCAGGTGCGGTGTGGGACCAGGGGGGATGGACGGGGTga
- the LOC135317672 gene encoding class I histocompatibility antigen, F10 alpha chain-like isoform X3, with protein MERVRALGLGLLLGVLVGAASGLHSLRYFHVGVSEPSPGVPRFTSVGYVDQDPFVRYDSERRKMEPQVQWVEANVDQQYWDSATQIAQSHQEVYRVGLDTLRRRYNQSGGTHTWQRMAGCDLLEDGSTRGFSQWAYDGRDFIAFDMNTMTFTAADAAAQVTKRKWEEDGNYNEQLKLYLENDCIEWLRKYVSYGRAVLERKEPPTVRVSGKEAQGILTLHCRAYGFYPRPITVSWLKDGEVRDAETEWGSVAPNSDGTYYTWASIEARPEDKDKYRCRVEHASLLEPGLFAWELESKLFTIVLAVALAIGAVAAVIAGFIIWKWKSEKNKKGYDKAPSTDGGSGSAASGMPI; from the exons atGGAGCGGGTCCGGGCGCTgggcctggggctgctgctgggggtccTCGTTGGGGCGGCGAGCG GGCTCCATTCCCTGCGCTATTTCCATGTTGGGGTGTCAGAGCCCAGCCCGGGGGTACCCCGGTTCACGTCTGTGGGGTACGTGGACCAGGACCCCTTTGTGCGCTACGACAGCGAGAGGAGGAAGATGGAGCCCCAGGTGCAGTGGGTGGAAGCAAATGTGGATCAGCAGTACTGGGACAGCGCGACCCAGATCGCACAGAGCCATCAGGAGGTGTACCGCGTGGGCTTAGACACCCTGCGGCGCCGCTACAACCAGAGCGGGG ggACTCACACGTGGCAGCGCATGGCCGGCTGTGACCTCCTGGAGGACGGTAGCACCAGGGGGTTTAGTCAGTGGGCCTACGACGGGAGGGACTTCATTGCCTTCGACATGAACACGATGACGTTCACCGCAGCGGATGCGGCGGCACAAGTCACCAAGAGGAAGTGGGAGGAGGACGGGAATTACAATGAGCAGTTGAAGCTCTACCTGGAGAACGACTGCATCGAGTGGCTGAGAAAGTACGTGAGCTACGGACGGGCCGTGCTGGAGAGGAAAG agccccccacgGTCCGAGTGTCGGGGAAGGAGGCCCAGGGGATCCTGACCCTGCACTGCCGCGCTTACGGCTTCTACCCGCGGCCCATCACCGTCAGCTGGCTGAAGGACGGCGAGGTCAGGGACGCGGAGACCGAGTGGGGCAGCGTCGCGCCCAACAGCGACGGCACCTACTACACCTGGGCCTCTATTGAGGCCCGCCCGGAGGACAAGGACAAGTACCGGTGCCGCGTGGAACACGCCAGCCTGCTGGAGCCCGGCCTCTTTGCGTGGG agCTGGAGTCCAAACTGTTCACCATCGTGCTGGCGGTGGCTCTTGCCATCGGGGCTGTTGCTGCCGTCATCGCTGGATTCATCATCTGGAAGTGGAAATCAG agaagAATAAGAAGGGCTACGACAAGGCGCCAA GCACGGACGGGGGCTCTGGCAGCGCGGCCTCAG GGATGCCCATCTGA
- the LOC135317673 gene encoding class I histocompatibility antigen, F10 alpha chain-like: MERVRALGLGLLLGVLVGAASGLHSLRYFFLAVSEPSPGVPQFTIVEYMDQNPFARYDSEMGHVEPKAHWMAANMDEPFWESRTKTAQRYEQMDYMNLGRMLRRYNQSGGTHTLQRMAGCDLLEDGSTRGFYQMAYDGRDFIAFDMNTMTFTAADVVAQITKRRWEEDGTFAEEHKHYLENDCIKALRKYVSYGRAVLERKEPPTVRVSGKEAQGILTLHCRAYGFYPRPITVSWLKDGEVRDAETEWGSVAPNSDGTYYTWASIEARPEDKDKYRCRVEHASLLEPGLFAWEPESNLLTIVLAVALAIGAVAAVIAGFTFWKWKSEKNKKGYDKASRTDGGSGSAASGMPI, encoded by the exons atGGAGCGGGTCCGGGCGCTgggcctggggctgctgctgggggtccTCGTTGGGGCGGCGAGCG GGCTCCATTCCCTGCGCTACTTCTTTCTTGCGGTGTCGGAGCCCAGCCCGGGGGTACCCCAGTTCACGATCGTGGAATACATGGACCAGAACCCCTTTGCACGCTACGACAGCGAGATGGGGCACGTGGAGCCCAAGGCGCACTGGATGGCGGCCAACATGGATGAGCCGTTCTGGGAGAGCCGGACCAAGACCGCCCAGCGCTATGAGCAGATGGACTATATGAACCTGGGCAGAATGCTGCGCCGCTACAACCAGAGCGGGG GGACTCACACGTTGCAGCGCATGGCCGGCTGTGACCTCCTGGAGGACGGTAGCACCAGGGGGTTTTATCAGATGGCGTACGACGGGAGGGACTTCATTGCCTTCGACATGAACACGATGACGTTCACTGCGGCTGATGTCGTGGCACAAATCACCAAGAGGAGGTGGGAGGAGGACGGGACTTTCGCTGAAGAGCACAAGCACTACCTGGAGAACGACTGCATCAAGGCGCTGAGGAAGTACGTGAGCTACGGACGGGCCGTGCTGGAGAGGAAAG agccccccacgGTCCGAGTGTCGGGGAAGGAGGCCCAGGGGATCCTGACCCTGCACTGCCGCGCTTACGGCTTCTACCCGCGGCCCATCACCGTCAGCTGGCTGAAGGACGGCGAGGTCAGGGACGCGGAGACCGAGTGGGGCAGCGTCGCGCCCAACAGCGACGGCACCTACTACACCTGGGCCTCTATTGAGGCCCGCCCGGAGGACAAGGACAAGTACCGGTGCCGCGTGGAACACGCCAGCCTGCTGGAGCCCGGCCTCTTTGCGTGGG agCCGGAGTCCAACCTGCTCACCATCGTGCTGGCGGTGGCTCTTGCCATCGGGGCTGTCGCCGCCGTCATCGCTGGATTCACCTTCTGGAAGTGGAAATCAG agaagAATAAGAAGGGCTACGACAAGGCGTCAC GCACGGACGGGGGCTCTGGCAGCGCGGCCTCAG GGATGCCCATCTGA
- the LOC135317436 gene encoding class I histocompatibility antigen, F10 alpha chain-like isoform X5, which translates to MERGRALGLGLLLGVLVGAASGLHSLHYFDVCVSEPSPGVPRFTSMGYVDKNPFVSYDSETGKTEPRARWMAANMDQQFWDSHTQMAKNNQEVYQVDFNTLQHHYNQSGGTHTLQCMYGCDLLEDGSTRGFSQWAYDGRDFIAFDMNTMTFTAADVAAQVTKRRWEEDGTVAVRLKHYLESECIEWLRKYVSYGRAVLERKEPPTVRVSGKEAQGILTLHCRAYGFYPRPIAVSWLKDGEVRDAETERGSVAPNSDGTYYTWASIEARPEDKDKYRCRVEHASLLEPGLFAWEPESKLFTIVLVVALAILFVTDIACFTFWKWKAEKNKKGYDKAPSTDGGSGSAASGAVWDQGGWTG; encoded by the exons GGCTCCATTCCCTGCACTACTTCGATGTTTGCGTATCAGAGCCCAGCCCGGGGGTACCCCGGTTCACGTCCATGGGGTATGTGGACAAGAACCCCTTTGTGAGCTACGACAGTGAGACAGGGAAGACAGAGCCCCGGGCACGCTGGATGGCGGCCAACATGGATCAGCAGTTCTGGGACAGCCATACCCAGATGGCAAAGAACAATCAGGAGGTGTACCAAGTGGACTTCAACACACTGCAGCACCACTACAACCAGAGCGGGG GGACTCACACACTGCAGTGCATGTACGGCTGTGACCTCCTGGAGGACGGTAGCACCAGGGGGTTTAGTCAGTGGGCCTACGACGGGAGGGACTTCATTGCCTTCGACATGAACACGATGACGTTCACTGCGGCTGACGTGGCAGCGCAAGTCACCAAGAGGAGGTGGGAGGAGGACGGGACTGTTGCTGTGCGGTTGAAGCACTACCTGGAGAGTGAATGCATCGAGTGGCTGAGGAAGTACGTGAGCTACGGACGGGCCGTGCTGGAGAGGAAAG agccccccacgGTCCGAGTGTCGGGGAAGGAGGCCCAGGGGATCCTGACCCTGCACTGCCGCGCTTACGGCTTCTACCCGCGGCCCATCGCCGTCAGCTGGCTGAAGGACGGCGAGGTCAGGGACGCGGAGACCGAGAGGGGCAGCGTCGCGCCCAACAGCGACGGCACCTACTACACCTGGGCCTCTATTGAGGCCCGCCCGGAGGACAAGGACAAGTACCGGTGCCGCGTGGAACACGCCAGCCTGCTGGAGCCCGGCCTCTTTGCGTGGG agCCGGAGTCCAAACTGTTCACCATCGTGCTGGTGGTGGCTCTTGCCATCCTGTTTGTCACCGACATTGCCTGTTTCACCTTCTGGAAGTGGAAAGCAG agaagAATAAGAAGGGCTACGACAAGGCGCCAA GCACGGACGGGGGCTCTGGCAGCGCGGCCTCAGGTGCGGTGTGGGACCAGGGGGGATGGACGGGGTga
- the LOC135317436 gene encoding class I histocompatibility antigen, F10 alpha chain-like isoform X2, translated as MERGRALGLGLLLGVLVGAASGLHSLHYFDVCVSEPSPGVPRFTSMGYVDKNPFVSYDSETGKTEPRARWMAANMDQQFWDSHTQMAKNNQEVYQVDFNTLQHHYNQSGGTHTLQCMYGCDLLEDGSTRGFSQWAYDGRDFIAFDMNTMTFTAADVAAQVTKRRWEEDGTVAVRLKHYLESECIEWLRKYVSYGRAVLERKEPPTVRVSGKEAQGILTLHCRAYGFYPRPIAVSWLKDGEVRDAETERGSVAPNSDGTYYTWASIEARPEDKDKYRCRVEHASLLEPGLFAWEPESKLFTIVLVVALAILFVTDIACFTFWKWKAEKNKKGYDKAPSEYRGRVQLQPLPSAGAVSWLWFLAAAGISPSPTLPVLPLSKAPWWGCREEVVSPLRCSRHHPPLPVAAARPWLPGCSWHVHRARGEPGAGA; from the exons GGCTCCATTCCCTGCACTACTTCGATGTTTGCGTATCAGAGCCCAGCCCGGGGGTACCCCGGTTCACGTCCATGGGGTATGTGGACAAGAACCCCTTTGTGAGCTACGACAGTGAGACAGGGAAGACAGAGCCCCGGGCACGCTGGATGGCGGCCAACATGGATCAGCAGTTCTGGGACAGCCATACCCAGATGGCAAAGAACAATCAGGAGGTGTACCAAGTGGACTTCAACACACTGCAGCACCACTACAACCAGAGCGGGG GGACTCACACACTGCAGTGCATGTACGGCTGTGACCTCCTGGAGGACGGTAGCACCAGGGGGTTTAGTCAGTGGGCCTACGACGGGAGGGACTTCATTGCCTTCGACATGAACACGATGACGTTCACTGCGGCTGACGTGGCAGCGCAAGTCACCAAGAGGAGGTGGGAGGAGGACGGGACTGTTGCTGTGCGGTTGAAGCACTACCTGGAGAGTGAATGCATCGAGTGGCTGAGGAAGTACGTGAGCTACGGACGGGCCGTGCTGGAGAGGAAAG agccccccacgGTCCGAGTGTCGGGGAAGGAGGCCCAGGGGATCCTGACCCTGCACTGCCGCGCTTACGGCTTCTACCCGCGGCCCATCGCCGTCAGCTGGCTGAAGGACGGCGAGGTCAGGGACGCGGAGACCGAGAGGGGCAGCGTCGCGCCCAACAGCGACGGCACCTACTACACCTGGGCCTCTATTGAGGCCCGCCCGGAGGACAAGGACAAGTACCGGTGCCGCGTGGAACACGCCAGCCTGCTGGAGCCCGGCCTCTTTGCGTGGG agCCGGAGTCCAAACTGTTCACCATCGTGCTGGTGGTGGCTCTTGCCATCCTGTTTGTCACCGACATTGCCTGTTTCACCTTCTGGAAGTGGAAAGCAG agaagAATAAGAAGGGCTACGACAAGGCGCCAAGTGAGTACCGGGGTCGGGTCCAGCTCCAGCCGCTGCCCAGCGCCGGGGCGGTCTCGTGGCTCTGGTTTCTGGCCGCTGCCGGCAtttccccatcccccaccctccctgtgctgcccctCTCTAAAGCCCCGTGGTGGGGATGTAGGGAAGAGGTTGTGTCTCCCCTCCGCTGCTCGCGGCACCATCCTCCTCTCCCAGTGGCTGCAGCGCGGCCATGGCTGCCGGGCTGCTCCTGGCACGTGCACCGTGCCCGTGGCGAGCCCGGGGCTGGCGCCTGA
- the LOC135317436 gene encoding class I histocompatibility antigen, F10 alpha chain-like isoform X7, translating to MERGRALGLGLLLGVLVGAASGLHSLHYFDVCVSEPSPGVPRFTSMGYVDKNPFVSYDSETGKTEPRARWMAANMDQQFWDSHTQMAKNNQEVYQVDFNTLQHHYNQSGGTHTLQCMYGCDLLEDGSTRGFSQWAYDGRDFIAFDMNTMTFTAADVAAQVTKRRWEEDGTVAVRLKHYLESECIEWLRKYVSYGRAVLERKEPPTVRVSGKEAQGILTLHCRAYGFYPRPIAVSWLKDGEVRDAETERGSVAPNSDGTYYTWASIEARPEDKDKYRCRVEHASLLEPGLFAWEPESKLFTIVLVVALAILFVTDIACFTFWKWKAEKNKKGYDKAPSTDGGSGSAASVITV from the exons GGCTCCATTCCCTGCACTACTTCGATGTTTGCGTATCAGAGCCCAGCCCGGGGGTACCCCGGTTCACGTCCATGGGGTATGTGGACAAGAACCCCTTTGTGAGCTACGACAGTGAGACAGGGAAGACAGAGCCCCGGGCACGCTGGATGGCGGCCAACATGGATCAGCAGTTCTGGGACAGCCATACCCAGATGGCAAAGAACAATCAGGAGGTGTACCAAGTGGACTTCAACACACTGCAGCACCACTACAACCAGAGCGGGG GGACTCACACACTGCAGTGCATGTACGGCTGTGACCTCCTGGAGGACGGTAGCACCAGGGGGTTTAGTCAGTGGGCCTACGACGGGAGGGACTTCATTGCCTTCGACATGAACACGATGACGTTCACTGCGGCTGACGTGGCAGCGCAAGTCACCAAGAGGAGGTGGGAGGAGGACGGGACTGTTGCTGTGCGGTTGAAGCACTACCTGGAGAGTGAATGCATCGAGTGGCTGAGGAAGTACGTGAGCTACGGACGGGCCGTGCTGGAGAGGAAAG agccccccacgGTCCGAGTGTCGGGGAAGGAGGCCCAGGGGATCCTGACCCTGCACTGCCGCGCTTACGGCTTCTACCCGCGGCCCATCGCCGTCAGCTGGCTGAAGGACGGCGAGGTCAGGGACGCGGAGACCGAGAGGGGCAGCGTCGCGCCCAACAGCGACGGCACCTACTACACCTGGGCCTCTATTGAGGCCCGCCCGGAGGACAAGGACAAGTACCGGTGCCGCGTGGAACACGCCAGCCTGCTGGAGCCCGGCCTCTTTGCGTGGG agCCGGAGTCCAAACTGTTCACCATCGTGCTGGTGGTGGCTCTTGCCATCCTGTTTGTCACCGACATTGCCTGTTTCACCTTCTGGAAGTGGAAAGCAG agaagAATAAGAAGGGCTACGACAAGGCGCCAA GCACGGACGGGGGCTCTGGCAGCGCGGCCTCAG TGATCACAGTCTAA